In one window of bacterium DNA:
- a CDS encoding carboxypeptidase-like regulatory domain-containing protein yields MSKYLYLITAALVVFTVQGLRATPADAESRGETVLADSRFGELSGRVTDAAGAPLADVSVFVIEISRGTVSGADGRYSLPRLPAGAYRVSFSRTGYAPEVRRVEI; encoded by the coding sequence AGCTTTAGTTGTTTTCACTGTGCAGGGTTTGCGGGCCACGCCCGCGGACGCAGAGTCACGGGGGGAGACGGTTCTGGCCGACAGCCGTTTCGGTGAGCTGAGCGGCAGGGTGACCGACGCCGCCGGCGCACCGCTGGCGGATGTGAGCGTGTTCGTGATCGAGATCAGCCGCGGCACGGTGAGCGGCGCGGACGGCCGCTACAGTCTGCCGCGCCTTCCCGCCGGGGCCTACCGGGTTTCGTTCAGCCGCACGGGCTACGCGCCCGAGGTGCGGCGGGTGGAGATC